GCTTGTCACCCTCTCCCTCGCCCTCTCCCCTCAAGGGAGAGGGGATTTTTTCGTGCTCGTCTCTTTGCTCTTCCTTACACTTCACTTTCAGGTCCTCTCTCCCCTGGCGGGAGAGAGACAGAAAGAGGGGGAACGGTTTAGTCCTCAGCCTTTGTTCCGTTCTTTGCGGGGGACAGCATGACCGTTTCCGTAGAGCAACTCCAAACCTGGATGCACGCCAAGGAAGATGAGCATCTGGAGTTCAAAGAGGCGAAGAAGAATTTCCACTTCGAGACCCTGGTGAAGTACTGCGTCGCCCTCGCCAATGAAGGTGGGGGAAGGATGATCCTAGGCGTGACGGACAAGCGACCACGCAGGGTAGTTGGCAGCCAAGCTTTTTCCGATCTCGAACGGACCAAGGCTGGTCTGATCGAACGACTACGACTCCGCGTTGAGGTTGAGGAGATTCAACACCCACAGGGTCGAGTTCTGGTCTTTCAAGTTCCCTCTCGTCCGATCGGTATGCCCATCCAGTATGAAGGCGCGTATTGGATGCGTGGGGGCGAAGATCTTATTCCGATGACGCCGGATGTGCTCCAACGCATTTTTGCCGAGGCGAGTCCCGATTTCTCGGCTGAGCTTTGTCCGGCTGCTCGCTTGGAGGACCTTGATCCTGTTGCTGTGGAGGTTCTGCGTCGATTCTGGCAGCGTAAGTCGCCAGACCAAGACATCACAACCCGTGCGGTGGAACAGCTCCTGGCTGATGCAGAGTTGGTTGTCGATGGCCGAGTGACGTACGCGGCGCTGATCCTGTTAGGGAAGCGTCAAGCCTTGGGGAAACATCTCGCCCAAGCAGAGGTTATTTTCGAGTACCGCTCCAATGAAGCGCCGGGACCAGCGGCGGACCGGCACGAGTTCCGGCAGGGCTTCCTTCCGGTGCTCGACGAGATCTGGCGCCTCATCAACTTGCGCAATGACCTGCAGCACTTCCAGCAGAGGTTCTTCGTCTGGGACGTGCCCACTTTCAATGAGCGTGTGGTGCGCGAGGCCGTTCTCAATGCCGTGAGTCATCGCGATTATCGCCACGGCGGGTCAGTGTTCGTGCGCCAGTATCCCCGGCGAGTCGAAATCGTCAGCCCCGGCGGCTTGCCGCCGGGTATCGTTCCCGAGAACATCCTGCGGCAACAAAATCCACGCAATCGTCGCATCGCTGAGGTACTCAGCAAATGCGGGCTGGTCGAACGCGCCGGACAGGGATTCGACTTCATTTATCGCGAGTGCATCCGGCAGAGCAAGCCACTGCCCGACTTCTCCCACACGGACGCCCATTTCGTTTGGCTCACGCTGCATGGTGAGATCCAAGACCTGGAGTTCCTGCGTTTTCTCGAAGAGATCGGGCAGGAACGTATGGCGACATTCAGCACCAACGATTTTTTGGTGGTCGATTTGGTCCACCGTGAACAGCCGGTTCCTGCCCACCTCAAATCACAAGTCGCGCATCTGCTGGATCAGGGCATC
The window above is part of the Deltaproteobacteria bacterium genome. Proteins encoded here:
- a CDS encoding putative DNA binding domain-containing protein, which encodes MTVSVEQLQTWMHAKEDEHLEFKEAKKNFHFETLVKYCVALANEGGGRMILGVTDKRPRRVVGSQAFSDLERTKAGLIERLRLRVEVEEIQHPQGRVLVFQVPSRPIGMPIQYEGAYWMRGGEDLIPMTPDVLQRIFAEASPDFSAELCPAARLEDLDPVAVEVLRRFWQRKSPDQDITTRAVEQLLADAELVVDGRVTYAALILLGKRQALGKHLAQAEVIFEYRSNEAPGPAADRHEFRQGFLPVLDEIWRLINLRNDLQHFQQRFFVWDVPTFNERVVREAVLNAVSHRDYRHGGSVFVRQYPRRVEIVSPGGLPPGIVPENILRQQNPRNRRIAEVLSKCGLVERAGQGFDFIYRECIRQSKPLPDFSHTDAHFVWLTLHGEIQDLEFLRFLEEIGQERMATFSTNDFLVVDLVHREQPVPAHLKSQVAHLLDQGIIERMGRGRGVRLLLSQRFYRRLGKAGVYTRKRGLDRETNKALLVRHLQESGEAGCPLSELQQVLPAQSRDQLKRLLSELRQEGRARLVGERRGARWRTGERA